From Priestia aryabhattai, one genomic window encodes:
- the zapA gene encoding cell division protein ZapA, translated as MSRQDKTRATVDIFGQQYSIVGSESTSHIRLVASIVDEKMREISTKNPSLDINKLAVLTAVNAVHEYIKLKEDYERLEQKLYGKEE; from the coding sequence GTGTCAAGACAAGATAAAACACGTGCGACAGTTGACATCTTTGGTCAGCAGTACAGCATCGTCGGTAGCGAAAGTACAAGCCACATTCGACTTGTCGCCTCTATAGTGGATGAAAAAATGCGTGAAATCAGTACTAAAAACCCTTCTTTAGATATCAATAAATTAGCAGTATTAACAGCTGTGAATGCTGTACACGAATATATAAAACTGAAAGAAGATTATGAGAGACTTGAACAAAAACTTTATGGAAAAGAGGAATGA
- the rnhC gene encoding ribonuclease HIII: MSHAVIKVSADQIAKMKLHYTSYLQPKLPQGSIFAAKTPGCSITAYRSGKVLFQGKEAETEAAKWGGPLDAAKKVPASHLPSNFSSLSVIGSDEVGTGDYFGPMTVVAAYVQKEQLPLLKELGVRDSKELTDAKIIEIAKQLVSFIPYSLLVLHNEKYNAFQEKGMSQGKMKALLHNKALSNVLKKLDPEKPDAILIDQFVEKNTYYKHVVKEKEIIKENVFFSTKGESVHLSVAAASIIARYAFLKQMDLLTEKTGMVIPRGAGAQVDIAAAKIIKKHGVNALNSLAKIHFANTEKALKLAKK, translated from the coding sequence ATGTCACATGCTGTTATTAAGGTATCAGCTGATCAAATAGCTAAAATGAAACTTCATTACACATCCTATTTGCAGCCTAAACTGCCGCAGGGAAGTATTTTTGCAGCTAAAACCCCCGGCTGTTCTATCACTGCGTACCGCTCTGGAAAAGTACTTTTTCAAGGAAAAGAAGCTGAAACAGAAGCGGCTAAATGGGGAGGCCCTTTAGATGCTGCCAAAAAGGTTCCTGCCTCACACCTCCCATCAAACTTCAGCTCACTATCCGTCATCGGTTCTGACGAAGTAGGGACAGGAGATTATTTTGGCCCTATGACCGTTGTTGCTGCCTATGTTCAAAAAGAGCAGCTTCCTTTGTTAAAAGAATTAGGAGTACGAGATTCAAAAGAGTTAACGGATGCTAAAATCATTGAAATTGCCAAGCAGCTTGTTTCGTTTATTCCCTACAGTTTGCTTGTCTTACATAACGAAAAGTATAATGCATTTCAAGAAAAAGGCATGTCACAAGGTAAAATGAAAGCACTGTTGCACAACAAGGCTTTATCCAACGTGTTAAAAAAATTGGATCCTGAAAAACCTGATGCCATCTTAATTGACCAGTTTGTTGAAAAAAACACCTATTATAAACACGTGGTAAAGGAAAAAGAGATTATCAAAGAAAATGTCTTTTTCAGTACAAAAGGAGAAAGCGTTCATTTATCTGTAGCTGCTGCTTCCATTATTGCCAGATACGCATTTTTAAAACAAATGGATTTGCTAACGGAAAAGACCGGGATGGTCATTCCTCGCGGAGCTGGAGCACAAGTTGATATCGCCGCTGCTAAAATTATTAAAAAACATGGCGTCAATGCGCTGAACTCTTTAGCTAAAATCCATTTTGCTAATACAGAAAAAGCTTTAAAATTAGCTAAAAAATAA
- the pheT gene encoding phenylalanine--tRNA ligase subunit beta — protein MFVSYRWLQEYVDLSGVTAEELADKITKSGIEVEGVENLNKGISGVVIGHVVEREQHPNADKLSRCQVDLGEGEIVQIVCGAPNVAQGQKVAVAKVGAVLPGNFKIKRAKLRGEESNGMICSLQELGIESKLVAKDYQEGIFVFPSDAEVGADALDALNLNDEVLELGLTPNRSDCLSMLGVAHEVAAILRREVKYPSVNVQTSDEQASDYISVKVEAKEDNPLYVARVVKNVKIAPSPLWMQTRLMAAGIRPHNNVVDITNYILLEYGQPLHAFDYDRIGSKEIVVRHASEGEKFVTLDDQERVLKGNQLVITNGSEPVALAGVMGGANSEVKDDTVNVLIESAYFKGLTVRQASKDHGLRSEASARFEKGIDPNRTRVAADRAAELMAEYASGEVVSGTVEVDTLTVEPAVVAVSLGRINDVLGTELSMEEVQDIMNRLQFENKVEDETIVVTVPTRRGDITIEEDIVEEVARMYGYDNLPTTLPVTVATPGKLTEYQLGRRKVRRFLEGAGLAQTTTYSLTSTEKATQFALNATSTIGLAMPMSEDRSILRQSLVPHLLEAVKHNNARQSDSIALYETGSVFLSKGEGELPDEQERVAGAITGLWHTHGWQGEKKAVDFYVIKGVLEGLFAQLGLEKRISYAPVKKDGMHPGRTAAVWLDEKEIGYVGQVHPVAQKQYGLRETYVFELHLQELLAADVEEVRYSAIPRFPSITRDIALVVDKNVLAGEVQRVIYAAGGELLKDVTVFDLYEGERMEEGKKSVAFSLRYLDPERTLTDEEVAKAHGAVLEAVEKEFGATLRS, from the coding sequence ATGTTTGTATCTTATCGTTGGTTACAAGAGTATGTTGACTTATCAGGCGTAACGGCAGAAGAGTTAGCTGATAAAATCACAAAAAGTGGAATTGAAGTTGAAGGTGTAGAAAACTTAAATAAAGGCATCAGCGGAGTGGTAATTGGTCACGTTGTAGAACGTGAACAGCATCCAAATGCTGATAAATTAAGCCGCTGTCAAGTAGATCTTGGTGAAGGAGAAATCGTTCAAATCGTGTGCGGGGCACCAAACGTGGCACAAGGCCAAAAAGTAGCGGTTGCAAAAGTGGGAGCTGTACTTCCAGGTAACTTTAAAATCAAGCGCGCTAAGCTTCGCGGTGAAGAATCGAACGGTATGATTTGTTCTCTTCAAGAGCTTGGCATTGAAAGCAAGCTTGTGGCAAAAGATTATCAAGAAGGCATCTTCGTCTTCCCAAGCGATGCTGAAGTAGGAGCGGATGCACTAGATGCATTAAACTTAAACGATGAAGTATTAGAACTAGGGCTAACACCAAACCGTTCAGACTGCTTAAGTATGTTGGGCGTAGCACATGAAGTAGCCGCTATTTTACGTCGTGAAGTGAAGTATCCATCAGTAAACGTGCAAACGTCTGATGAACAAGCATCTGATTATATTTCCGTTAAAGTAGAAGCAAAAGAAGACAATCCGCTTTATGTAGCGCGCGTTGTAAAAAATGTAAAAATTGCTCCGTCACCATTATGGATGCAAACGCGTTTAATGGCAGCTGGTATTCGCCCTCATAACAACGTTGTTGATATTACCAACTATATTTTGCTTGAATACGGTCAGCCGCTGCATGCTTTTGACTATGATCGTATTGGTTCAAAAGAAATTGTTGTACGTCATGCGTCAGAAGGCGAGAAGTTTGTAACACTTGATGATCAAGAGCGCGTGTTAAAAGGTAATCAGCTTGTCATTACAAACGGAAGTGAACCAGTAGCTCTTGCAGGTGTAATGGGCGGAGCAAACTCTGAAGTGAAAGACGATACGGTAAATGTTCTCATTGAATCAGCTTACTTCAAAGGCTTAACGGTTCGCCAAGCTTCAAAAGACCACGGTCTTCGCAGTGAGGCAAGCGCTCGTTTTGAAAAAGGAATTGATCCTAACCGTACGCGTGTAGCTGCTGACCGCGCAGCAGAATTAATGGCTGAATACGCTTCAGGTGAAGTGGTAAGCGGGACTGTAGAAGTAGATACACTAACTGTGGAACCTGCTGTTGTAGCTGTGTCACTTGGACGTATTAACGATGTACTTGGTACAGAGCTATCAATGGAAGAAGTACAAGATATTATGAACCGTCTTCAATTTGAAAACAAAGTGGAAGACGAAACAATTGTTGTAACAGTGCCAACTCGTAGAGGTGATATTACAATCGAAGAAGATATCGTCGAGGAAGTAGCGCGTATGTATGGCTATGACAACCTTCCTACAACGCTTCCTGTAACAGTGGCAACTCCAGGGAAATTAACAGAGTATCAGCTTGGACGCCGTAAAGTTCGCCGTTTCTTAGAGGGAGCGGGACTAGCACAAACAACAACATATTCGTTAACGAGCACTGAAAAAGCTACTCAGTTTGCACTAAATGCAACAAGTACGATTGGTTTAGCAATGCCGATGAGTGAAGATCGCAGCATCCTTCGTCAAAGCTTAGTGCCTCATTTACTTGAAGCAGTGAAGCATAATAATGCTCGTCAATCGGATTCTATTGCGCTATACGAAACAGGCTCAGTGTTCTTATCTAAAGGTGAAGGAGAATTGCCGGATGAGCAGGAGCGCGTAGCTGGTGCAATCACGGGTCTATGGCATACTCACGGCTGGCAAGGTGAAAAGAAAGCCGTTGATTTCTATGTGATTAAAGGTGTACTAGAAGGGTTATTTGCACAGCTTGGTTTAGAGAAAAGAATCTCATATGCTCCCGTTAAAAAAGACGGTATGCACCCTGGACGTACAGCGGCTGTATGGTTAGATGAAAAAGAAATTGGATACGTAGGTCAAGTTCATCCTGTTGCTCAGAAACAGTATGGTCTTCGTGAAACATACGTATTTGAATTACACCTTCAAGAGCTATTAGCTGCAGATGTCGAAGAAGTTCGTTATTCAGCTATTCCAAGATTCCCATCTATTACACGTGATATTGCACTTGTTGTAGATAAAAACGTTCTTGCAGGAGAAGTTCAGCGCGTCATCTATGCAGCGGGCGGAGAACTTTTAAAAGATGTGACGGTGTTTGACCTATATGAAGGCGAGCGTATGGAAGAAGGCAAGAAATCTGTAGCTTTCTCTTTACGTTATTTAGATCCTGAACGTACATTAACAGATGAAGAAGTAGCAAAAGCACACGGTGCAGTGTTAGAAGCTGTTGAAAAAGAATTTGGTGCAACGCTTCGTTCATAA
- the pheS gene encoding phenylalanine--tRNA ligase subunit alpha, producing MKERLQELQQEAIAKVEAASALKELNDVRVAYLGKKGPITEVLRGMGKLSAEERPVMGALANEVREAIASKIEEKQTALEAAEVERKLASETIDVTLPGRPVKAGTHHPLTSVVEEVEDLFLGMGYEVAEGPEVEQDYYNFEALNLPKGHPARDMQDTFYITEETLLRTHTSTVQARVMNKNEGKGPVKIICPGKVYRRDDDDATHSHQFMQIEGLVVDENIRMSDLKGTLEVFVKKMFGADREIRLRPSFFPFTEPSVEVDVSCAKCGGKGCNVCKQTGWIEILGAGMVHPNVLEMAGYDSTKYRGFAFGIGVERIAMLKHGVDDIRHFYTNDVRFLDQFKQV from the coding sequence ATGAAAGAACGTTTACAAGAACTTCAACAAGAAGCAATTGCAAAAGTCGAAGCAGCAAGTGCTTTAAAAGAATTAAACGACGTACGCGTAGCTTATTTAGGAAAGAAAGGCCCTATCACAGAAGTACTTCGCGGTATGGGAAAACTTTCAGCTGAAGAGCGTCCCGTAATGGGAGCACTCGCAAATGAAGTACGTGAAGCTATTGCATCTAAAATTGAAGAAAAACAAACGGCGTTAGAAGCAGCCGAGGTAGAGCGTAAACTTGCTTCAGAAACAATCGACGTAACGCTGCCAGGACGCCCTGTTAAAGCAGGTACGCATCACCCGCTAACAAGCGTGGTTGAAGAAGTAGAAGATTTATTCTTAGGAATGGGCTATGAAGTAGCAGAAGGACCGGAAGTAGAGCAGGACTACTATAATTTCGAAGCGCTGAACTTGCCAAAAGGTCACCCAGCGCGTGATATGCAAGATACATTCTATATTACGGAGGAAACGCTTCTTCGTACACATACATCAACTGTTCAAGCTCGTGTTATGAACAAGAATGAAGGCAAAGGACCTGTTAAAATTATTTGCCCAGGTAAAGTGTACCGCCGCGACGACGATGATGCTACGCATTCTCATCAATTTATGCAAATTGAAGGTCTTGTAGTAGACGAAAATATTCGTATGAGCGATTTAAAAGGCACGCTTGAAGTATTTGTGAAAAAGATGTTCGGTGCAGACCGTGAAATTCGTCTTCGTCCAAGTTTCTTCCCATTCACTGAGCCGTCTGTAGAAGTAGACGTATCGTGTGCAAAATGTGGAGGTAAAGGCTGTAATGTATGTAAACAAACAGGCTGGATTGAAATTTTAGGAGCCGGCATGGTTCATCCAAATGTTCTTGAAATGGCTGGATACGATTCAACTAAATATCGTGGTTTTGCTTTTGGAATCGGTGTAGAGCGTATTGCTATGTTAAAACACGGCGTGGATGATATTCGTCATTTCTATACAAATGATGTTCGTTTCTTAGATCAATTTAAACAAGTATAA
- a CDS encoding TrmH family RNA methyltransferase, with the protein MFVKQIDSVKNPQVKAWKKLHNKKDRDKQGLFMVEGFHLVEEAIKNNDCVKELIIRESTEVPAQWNIEGIEITVVNEAIIKLLSDTEAPQGIIAVCFQTKYAEIIHTAQKVLLLDAVQDPGNLGTIIRTADAAGVDAIVVGEGSVDVYNPKVVRSTQGAIFHLPIVKGDLLEMISLLKEKGIAVYGTSLQNGKAYTSVKPSNEFALIVGNEGSGVSEKVLKQTDQNLYIPIYGKSESLNVAIASGILLYYLRGM; encoded by the coding sequence ATGTTTGTGAAACAAATTGATTCAGTTAAAAATCCGCAGGTAAAAGCGTGGAAAAAGCTGCATAATAAAAAAGACCGTGATAAACAAGGTCTTTTTATGGTAGAAGGCTTTCATTTAGTCGAAGAAGCTATCAAAAATAACGATTGCGTAAAGGAACTCATTATACGCGAATCGACCGAAGTGCCAGCACAGTGGAATATAGAGGGTATAGAAATAACCGTTGTAAACGAAGCAATTATTAAATTATTATCTGACACAGAAGCACCTCAAGGAATTATCGCTGTGTGTTTTCAAACGAAGTATGCAGAAATCATTCATACAGCACAGAAAGTATTGCTTTTAGATGCAGTGCAAGATCCAGGTAACCTAGGCACAATTATTCGAACAGCTGATGCTGCCGGAGTGGACGCTATTGTCGTTGGAGAGGGCAGCGTGGATGTGTATAACCCAAAAGTCGTTCGTTCAACGCAAGGAGCTATTTTTCATCTTCCGATTGTAAAAGGTGACTTACTGGAAATGATTTCACTGTTAAAAGAAAAAGGAATAGCAGTTTACGGCACGTCGTTACAAAATGGAAAGGCCTATACAAGCGTAAAACCTTCAAACGAATTTGCGCTGATTGTGGGAAATGAAGGAAGCGGTGTAAGTGAGAAAGTGTTGAAACAAACGGATCAGAATCTGTACATTCCCATCTATGGAAAGAGCGAGTCGCTAAATGTTGCCATCGCTTCTGGAATCTTACTTTATTATTTACGCGGAATGTAG
- the sspI gene encoding small acid-soluble spore protein SspI, with protein MDLNLRNAVIANVSGNSKEELEATISDAIQSGEEKMLPGLGVLFEVLWEKSPESEKEEILTTLENGLK; from the coding sequence ATGGATCTTAATTTACGAAATGCTGTTATTGCAAACGTTTCAGGAAACTCAAAAGAAGAGCTTGAAGCTACAATTTCTGACGCTATTCAAAGCGGTGAAGAAAAAATGCTCCCTGGACTTGGTGTTTTATTTGAGGTGCTTTGGGAAAAGTCTCCAGAATCAGAAAAAGAAGAAATTCTGACAACGCTTGAAAACGGTTTAAAATAA
- a CDS encoding M42 family metallopeptidase — protein MTKLDETLTMLKALTDAKGIPGNEREPREVMKKYIAPYADEVTTDGLGSLIAKKVGNEQGPKIMVAGHLDEVGFMVTQIDERGFIRFQTVGGWWSQVMLAQRVTIVTSKGEVTGIIGSKPPHILPPEVRKKPVDIKDMFIDIGASSREEVAEWGVKPGDQVVPYFEFTVMNNEKMLLAKAWDNRIGCAIAIDVLKALKNETHENVVYGVGTVQEEVGLRGAKTSANFIEPDIAFAVDVGIAGDTPGVSDKEASSKMGDGPQIILYDASMVSHKGLRDTVVDVADELNIPYQFDAIAGGGTDSGSIHISANGVPALSITIATRYIHSHAAMLHRDDYENAVKLIAEVIKRLDRDTVNAITYN, from the coding sequence ATGACAAAGTTAGATGAAACATTAACGATGCTTAAAGCACTAACAGATGCAAAAGGAATTCCTGGCAATGAACGTGAACCGCGTGAGGTTATGAAGAAATATATTGCACCTTATGCAGATGAAGTAACGACGGATGGACTAGGCAGTTTGATTGCGAAAAAAGTGGGCAACGAACAAGGGCCTAAAATTATGGTAGCCGGTCACTTAGATGAAGTAGGTTTTATGGTGACTCAAATTGATGAACGCGGCTTTATTCGTTTTCAAACGGTAGGCGGATGGTGGTCTCAAGTCATGCTTGCTCAACGTGTAACCATCGTTACATCTAAAGGAGAGGTAACGGGGATTATTGGCTCGAAGCCTCCTCATATCCTGCCTCCAGAAGTTCGTAAAAAGCCAGTTGACATTAAAGATATGTTCATCGATATTGGCGCCTCTAGTAGAGAAGAAGTAGCGGAGTGGGGAGTGAAACCTGGTGATCAGGTTGTGCCTTATTTCGAATTTACGGTTATGAACAACGAAAAGATGCTGCTAGCGAAAGCCTGGGATAACCGTATTGGCTGTGCAATCGCTATTGATGTATTAAAAGCTTTAAAGAATGAAACACACGAAAATGTTGTGTATGGTGTAGGAACGGTGCAAGAAGAAGTTGGACTTCGAGGTGCAAAAACATCCGCTAACTTTATTGAACCGGATATTGCATTTGCTGTTGATGTCGGTATCGCTGGAGATACACCTGGCGTTTCTGATAAAGAAGCATCTTCTAAAATGGGAGATGGTCCGCAAATCATTTTATATGATGCTTCCATGGTTTCTCATAAAGGACTTCGAGATACAGTGGTAGATGTGGCAGATGAATTAAATATTCCGTATCAATTTGATGCAATCGCTGGAGGCGGTACGGACTCAGGTTCTATCCATATTTCAGCTAACGGTGTGCCAGCACTTTCGATTACAATTGCAACTCGTTATATCCATTCTCATGCAGCGATGCTTCATCGTGATGATTATGAAAATGCAGTTAAATTAATTGCCGAAGTAATTAAACGCTTAGACCGAGATACGGTTAACGCAATTACGTATAATTAA